The DNA region CTGCAATTTGGAATAGTAGTTTTtatatttcagttttattttggaCAGCCTTTTAATTTTCCAAGTAACTTTATGTCTcgattaattaattcatatcaAATAGAATAGATCTATGTAGGAAAAGGAAGCTCACTCTAACCTGCTTTTATCAGGGGTTGGTTAATTTACTCTAAGTAAAAACAGGGTTAAGTCTATGATGCATCGTAGATTATTGATAGAATACTCCATGATTTATAGGAAAGTAGTAGtctccaataatattttttacttccGTAAGTCATTTAGTCCTAATTGTCTCTTTTGCATCACATATCTGGCCACATGCAAAAAGAAAGCTCAGTTGAAGAATAGTAAACTCATGAGGCACCAAAATTAATTAGCATAAAGTCTGCACAATATTCATattgcaagtttttttttttttattttttatgtaagagTTGCCTTTCATTCAGAAACAGAGGCCAAAGGCCTAATATCTGCAAATACaatattttgtttgataaataactaaatttgtCGCTATAGTGTGAGGTATTGATCCcagatgaaaattttaaatttaatatttaaatgtgaaaaaaaaaataacaaattaatccTACATATAATACATGTAAtctatatcaaaataatttgcaACGACCAAAAGGTTCatacaataaaaattgaaactgcAAGCTTATCACTTACTagtttctaagaaaaaaaagccAGTGTGCGtttttttaaccatttatttatatGGAATTGTAAATTATAAGTCATTCGTTTTTCaatgaatttatataatttcacgTATTTGGATCTCtttaaagtatatatatcaCTTTAGAGGAATAAGTTATGTATTTGAGATATCAGACTCAACCCCtgcctattttttatttttatttttaaaaggaagGGGCTAAAACCCCTAGATAAAATAACAACTAAGAACATTGAGGAAACACGATAGCCCGCTTggtaatgataaattaattattacataagTACCGTTAGTTTTAAGCTtttatagtataaaaaataatttatctttggtcaaaatgaaatatgtataaaaagaaaattttaacctTTTTAATGTTTGGAGTCGTTCTATGATGTAGCCTGCTTTTTCTAAACAAGTAACGCTATATAGTCTCAATATTTTTTAGTGATTCTTTGAATACTTCATAAAAAAgtattacataaaaataaatatatttaatgcctTAATTTTTTAGAGGCTTATTTAATGtcttaataataagtaaaaaaattatttgctagATAGAAGAATTTGCAGGAAGATATTATAgaatgatttataattattgattCCAAATTCATCGTTGAAACACATAGTACTGCAGATCTTCAATTGTTTCATGCTGAACCTGCATTCATGCGACCAAATGAACTAAAAATTTAGAAACACAAGTAACTATGCTAACTGTTGCCTAATATTTGTACATACATACAATTATTCTAAAGCCTGCCCCTAACTAAGTATCAATTGCTTAATACACAATTTACtcattttgtataatttatagAATTATTTCCGACCAAATAGCtcagaaacaaaaaacaaaattgtcctAAAAACTACTACTTATGTTGGGTAGGTTGAAGGTACACTGAAATCAAAGTCCCTTATACCATGTCACATGGGCTGCCTCCTGCCAAGGATAATATCTGCAGATGatggattttttctttttccccgTTCCCAGCTCCATTATTGCACATTTAGTGCAGATATCAGATTCTTGTCAATCCCCATGAAGGCATCCTTTGAGTTGAAAGggtgatattttattattgataaatgtTAGATGTTAGttgattagtttttgttagtaaaaaaaataattcgaattcccgacttttttttttgtcgaccaccaaatcaattatatatttttgggtGATGTCCTCATTGTGATCAATAATTCATGAAGGAAATATGTTCGTGTTACATTCTTTCATCATGTAGTAGGGGCCACACTttctctattttataaaaatactaccGCTTTCATAATTTAGAAATGCAAAGTCTGGTGTCAATCTGTCTCAATTTACTCACCTAATAAAACAAACAACGAATGAGACAATGAGCCGTATTAAAAGATTATACATAGACAAAACTAATTTCAATATCATATCGCAAATTTGTTTGGTACTACTGAGTACTGACATCTCTTTGGGGCAAAGCTATCTCTTCGTGGAAACTTGAGAAGTTGATCATGCTTGTATTAAGGATAGTTCAAATGGCATTTATGTAGTTTACGTCAAACGGAGTGGCATATTCAATTAACCATTCAATTAAAACCCAATGTTTGCACATGAATTCTCGACAACAAGAAGCTCACTCTCTCTATCTCttctctctgtgtgtgtgttatGTGTGAATACACATGAAAATGCAGAAGTTCAAATTGCTTCTAGTGCTATTCTTCGCTACTTGCCACTCCTCTTTGTCCATCACAGATGGTAAGCTAGAACTTTTCATTACTCACCCGCTTATATACATTAAATGCATGTTAAATTAAGGGTATACATATTTATTTGGCTTTAAAAAATCATGCACCTCCGTTAGGCATGACAATGGAGCACGACAGACTTCTCATTTCCCCTCCCCCAACCCGATAAGGGTGGGTGTAGATTTACCCCCCATCCCCTCCTCTAATGGAGTCGGATTTTTTCGCCTCCTCCCCGACATACTTATAAAATCTcatacaaaatacaattttataaaaagaaaaaaataattttaaataataatcacAACATATCTTTAGACTGtacatgataatataaaatttaatccaaCGGTAGcataaaattcaattcaataattttaggtttagtgtgttatatatatgcaagaatatttttataaattaattattagcagGACGAGTTCGAAGGCGGATTCAAGTCGGGATTAATAATCTCATCTCCAATCCCGAACCCAACTTTTGCTGTTGGAGAAAATTCGAACCCGACTCCTATTCCAATCAAAATCAGGGTGGGTCCGGAACGGACCTCATGGATTCGGGCCCATTGTCATGCCTAACCTCAGTTCTTCTTCACCTTTCAAAATGTTTAAGTGAGATACACTAAAGGACGGTAATATCTATTATAACTATATGTATAAAGGAAACAATGTATTTTTGGtgcataaatttttaaatcaattttattctcataattacattcataagttattatatttatccttataattatctTCACAAACTACCcattaacttttattatttttctttttatttaaaaaaatatgaaaaaacagttagaataaattaattaatatttatgcaataataatattttgagataaaataaaatattaaaaaagaatataatatacGAAGAGTATTATCTCAAGAAGATTACGTTATGGTCATTGTGTTGGATCTGTATAACACATGACgatatccttaaaaaaaaagttatgccaAAGACTACCTTAATTATATCAATCACACTATCTCACTTTTAATTTGTTCTCTTGGTTCTGTTTATTCACCCTGAAAATAGAATCGCAGGTAATACGTACGTTAACAATTTGGCATAATTAAATGCTGGTTTTATTTCAGGTTTGTTGCCAAATGGAGACTTCGAGGTTGGTCCAAAACCATCAGAGTTGAAAGGTTCAATAGTGACTACCCCCAATGGCATTCCACATTGGACAATCTCAGGAATGGTTGAATACATAAAATCAGGGCAGAAGCAAGGTGACATGGTGCTGGTTGTGCCTCATGGTACCTATGCTGTTAGGCTTGGCAACGAAGCTTCCATTAAGCAGAAGATCCAAGTTGTGAAGGGCATGTTCTACTCATTAACATTCAGTGCCTCACGCACTTGTGCTCAAGAGGAGAAGCTCAACGTGTCAGTGGTGCCATCCAATGAGAAGAGTGATTGGGGAGTGTTTCCCATTCAAACTATGTATGGAAGCAATGGTTGTGACTCTTATGCATGTGGGTTCCGAGCAGATTACCCTCGAGTGGAAATTGTGATCCATAACCCTGGCGTGGATGAGGATCCTGCTTGTGGTCCTCTTATTGATTCTGTTGCCTTGAAACTCTTGCACTCACCCAAACGAACTAGAGGTCAATTCTCTATCTCATTCATGAATGATAATGCTCATCTCCACAACCAATCAAAACAACAATAGAtgcactaaaaaaataaaattttcatgatAAAATCATATCTAGCAAGTTTTCTTATTGATTAATGATGTGAAAACCATTACATTGACCATATTTGAAAATTAGACTaggtttaatcatattttttatcttattattttatatttttttcatcttcctgtaatttatttatttttgttttagtctttataaaatatgtctgtcttattttttcaatgatgaaaaacaaaataatataaatatattttgtaagaattaaaacgaaaaaaaattacaaaaacaaaaaagttaaattatagggacaaaaatatatttaaatctttaattaatgaaaataaactaGAAGAAATAAAGTCTTGCTATTATTCTAAACGTTTAAGATATAGTCCTTTTTGTCATTGCAACATATCCATCTTAAAGTTTATCAAAGTAAACATTTTGTAATGTGGGTGTAGACAATTTGTTGAAGAATGGAAACTTTGAAGAGGGTCCATATGTGTTTCCCAAAGAATCTTGGGGGGTTCTAATTCCACCTCACATAGAGGATGCCTACAGTCCTTTGCCAGGATGGATGGTTGAGTCTCTCAAGGCTGTGAAGTATATTGATTCTGATCACTTTGCTGTGCCTGAAGGAAAAAGAGCTATTGAGCTTGTAGCAGGGAAAGAGAGTGCAATTGCACAAGTGGTCATCACAATAATTGGTAAGGTTTATGACCTTACTTTTGTTGTGGGCGATGCCAACAATTCATGTGAAGGTTCCATGGTGGTAGAAGCATTTGCTGGTAAAGATACTATCCAAGTGCAATATCAATCTAAGGGTAAAGGAGGGTTCATTAGAGGCAAGCTTCGATTCAAGGCTATGTCAACACGCACACGCATCAGATTCCTAAGCACATTTTACACCACCAAGAGTGACAACACTGGTTCACTTTGTGGACCCATAATTGATGATATAAGATTGCTTAGTGTGCGTTATTCTTAATATGCTTGATCAAATTGCACATAGCTAGTGCACTCGGAAGTCAAAACACACGCTACAATCCTTATTCAAAATACAATAATAGTCTTTTGCACTACATCTAGTGTACACCTCTGTTGAAGACTAAGAGTAGAATGTTCATGATGATAATTGATACATCTAAATCCTAATTAAAAGGGGGGAAGAAGAGATTGAGGGAGTTGTGAAAGTTGAGAATTATGAAAACATATATTTCTTCTTATAATATCTATCTATAACTATTATAAATGCAATTATTCTATTTTGTGTATATATTTCTTAGACGATTTTGTTCTTTAACTAATTCAGAAAACTATCTTTAAagtagataattattataaaaaaaacaactcctCAAACATGATAGACGGATATTTACAGGGACGAATGCAAAGGGAGCCGCCTCGGGCTTTAGCCCCCCTCCCtcttctttaaataatttatataatattttttttaaaaaaatattattaaactcACTCAATTGACTTGAATCTGACCTACGATTCAGATCCAGTCTTACTGAAATcagatttataatatatataataacaattaataataatataattctgTAGAAGCGAATAacacaagaaataaaattttaaaaaatttaaaaaact from Glycine soja cultivar W05 chromosome 8, ASM419377v2, whole genome shotgun sequence includes:
- the LOC114422434 gene encoding uncharacterized protein LOC114422434; amino-acid sequence: MKMQKFKLLLVLFFATCHSSLSITDGLLPNGDFEVGPKPSELKGSIVTTPNGIPHWTISGMVEYIKSGQKQGDMVLVVPHGTYAVRLGNEASIKQKIQVVKGMFYSLTFSASRTCAQEEKLNVSVVPSNEKSDWGVFPIQTMYGSNGCDSYACGFRADYPRVEIVIHNPGVDEDPACGPLIDSVALKLLHSPKRTRDNLLKNGNFEEGPYVFPKESWGVLIPPHIEDAYSPLPGWMVESLKAVKYIDSDHFAVPEGKRAIELVAGKESAIAQVVITIIGKVYDLTFVVGDANNSCEGSMVVEAFAGKDTIQVQYQSKGKGGFIRGKLRFKAMSTRTRIRFLSTFYTTKSDNTGSLCGPIIDDIRLLSVRYS